In one window of Temnothorax longispinosus isolate EJ_2023e chromosome 11, Tlon_JGU_v1, whole genome shotgun sequence DNA:
- the LOC139821347 gene encoding fatty acid synthase-like isoform X1, translated as MNRPYFNVDAEEEIVISGIAGRFPNSDNLKEFQENLFNKTDLASSDHGRWNKTYNMPHRIGKVNNIEKFDSEFFNIPATEAHIMCPMIRMLLEHTYEAIIDAGVNPKELQGTRTSVLTAISMSETQGDFFLKSQFAGLPMIACNTSLMANQISYWLGVIGQSHNIDTACSSSNVAIVKAYELIRSGECDAAIIASANLCLHPYVQFQFYHLGVLSSDGYCKPFDEKGTGYMRSDTVAVVYLQKAKNTRRIYATLVHSKTNCDGFKEEGITFPSLEKQKILLDEFYEECEIMPNELSYMEAHATGTLAGDPVEVMSIDQALCAKRNTPLLLGSVKSNLGHSEAASGLCQIAKVLLAMETGIITPTIHFKRPRKELTAIIEGRIKIVTEPTEWEGGYVGINSFGFGGANGHILLKSNPKQKINNRASNDDLPRLVAVSGRTEEAVKIILDDVRNRPIDAEFISLLHHIHNNDIEGHPYRGYMITGSKISHNTINKIEHTSYVRRPICFIFSGLGTQWFGMSRALMKFPVFAKAIQKCGIVLRSYGISLTDILTSNNKNIFDNIFNFLLGLIGLQIGLVDLLTSIGVIPDFIIGHSIGELICGYADGCLTAEETILSAYFIGLALHESKIINGSMAEINLDLETLKVMCPSDIDIACYNSSSNFIVSGPTNSIKTFLTKLQANSISIKEISCGYIPFHSRYIKPVVAKSEEYLNQTLPQKKFHSSKWLKTSSHEYSNTIPLCSKYYTNHLLSPVLFAKTIRSVPKDTVTIEISSQNILQYILNNYLYSTVTNVALYERTEDHNNEIFLESIGKLYNAGLQPQIANLYPTVEFPVSRGTPMISPLIRWDHLENLYVMRACKKEIIDKKELVVSISTSDEEFAYLTGHVVNEKNLFPAMGYLFYIWDMIASLKNQEYINTPIVFEDVNFIRATVLSQQNEIELTLSIQEGNIIM; from the exons cTTATAATATGCCCCATCGAATTGGTAAAGTCAACAATATCGAGAAATTCGATTCAGAATTCTTCAATATACCCGCAACAGAAGCTCATATAATGTGTCCTATGATTAGAATGTTACTCGAGCATACTTATGAAGCAATTATCGATGCGGGTGTAAACCCAAAAGAATTACAGGGAACAAGAACGAGTGTTCTTACAGCAATTTCTATGTCTGAGACTCAAGgggatttttttcttaaatctcAG TTTGCTGGATTACCTATGATTGCATGCAACACTTCTCTCATGGCCAATCAAATTTCTTACTGGCTCGGCGTTATTGGACAATCGCATAATATTGATACTGCATGTAGTTCAAGTAACGTTGCTATAGTGAAAGCTTACGAGTTGATTCGGTCCGGAGAGTGCGACGCGGCCATTATCGCTTCCGCCAATTTATGCCTCCATCCTTATgtacaatttcaattttaccatctag GGGTTTTATCTTCTGATGGTTATTGTAAACCCTTTGACGAGAAAGGCACTGGATATATGCGTAGCGATACGGTCGCGGTAGTATATCTGCAAAAggcaaaaaatacaagaagaATATATGCGACTCTCGTACACAGTAAAACGAATTGCGATGGTTTTAAAGAAGAAGGTATTACCTTTCCATCGCTCGAgaagcaaaaaatattgttggaCGAATTTTACGAGGAATGTGAAATTATGCCCAATGAATTATCTTATATGGAAGCTCATGCAACTGGTACCCTTGCCGGTGATCCCGTTGAAGTTATGTCCATTGACCAGGCCTTATGCGCTAAAAGAAACACTCCTTTATTGTTGGGCTCAGTGAAATCAAATCTTGGACATTCCGAAGCTGCCAGTGGCCTTTGCCAAATCGCAAAg GTATTATTAGCGATGGAAACTGGTATAATTACGCCTACTATACACTTCAAGCGTCCGCGAAAAGAGTTAACTGCTATTATCGAAGGAAGAATAAAGATTGTCACTGAACCAACAGAATGGGAGGGTGGTTATGTAGGTATCAATTCTTTTGGGTTTGGAGGGGCTAATGGccacatattattaaaatcaaatcctaaacaaaaaatcaaCAATAGAGCTTCGAATGATGACTTACCTAGGCTTGTAGCTGTATCTGGTCGTACGGAGGAAGCAGTTAAAATCATCTTAGATGAT GTGCGAAATCGACCAATAGATGCTGAGTTTATATCTCTGCTACATCATAttcataataatgatatagaaGGTCATCCTTACAGAGGATACATGATAACTGGGtctaaaatatctcataatacaattaataaaatagaacatACTTCATATGTCAGAAGACCGatttgtttcatattttctgGATTAGGAACTCAATGGTTTGGGATGA gtCGCGCGCTAATGAAATTCCCAGTGTTTGCCAAGGCAATCCAAAAATGTGGTATCGTTTTGAGATCTTACGGCATATCACTTACAGATATTTTaacaagtaataataaaaatatttttgataatatctttaattttttattgggTCTTATTGGACTACag ATTGGATTAGTTGATCTTTTAACATCTATTGGTGTAATCCCCGATTTTATAATTGGTCACTCCATTGGTGAACTAATCTGTGGATATGCCGATGGATGTTTAACGGCCGAAGAAACGATTCTGTCGGCATATTTCATCGGTTTAGCCCTTCACGagtcgaaaataattaatggctCCATGGCTGAAATTAATCTCGACCTTGAAACCTTAAAAGTTATGTGTCCTTCGGATATCGATATAGCTTGTTACAATAgttcttctaattttattgtaagcGGACCAACGAATTCTATAAAAACATTCCTCACCAAATTGCAG GCGAATAGTATatctataaaagaaatttcttgtGGTTATATACCTTTTCATAGTCGTTACATCAAACCTGTTGTAGCTAAGTCTGAAGAATACTTGAACCAAACATTAccacaaaaaaagtttcacagCTCAAAGTGGCTGAAAACATCCTCTCACGAGTACTCCAATACTATACCTTTatgttcaaaatattatacaaatcacTTGTTGTCTCCGGTGTTATTCGCAAAGACGATACGTTCAGTTCCAAAAGATACAGTGACGATTGAAATTTCTTCTCAGAATATTCTTCAatacattttgaataattatttatactctACAGTAACAAACGTAGCGCTATATGAACGAACCGAAGATCAtaataatgagatatttttagaatctATCGGAAAACTATATAACGCAGGATTGCAGCCACAAATTGCAAATCTCTATCCGACAGTGGAATTTCCTGTAAGCCGCGGTACCCCAATGATTTCTCCTCTCATAAG ATGGGATcatttagaaaatttgtatGTAATGCGAgcttgtaaaaaagaaataattgacaaaAAGGAATTGGTTGTTAGTATTAGTACATCTGATGAAGAATTTGCGTATTTAACAGGCCATGtcgttaatgaaaaaaatttatttcctgcTATGgggtatcttttttatatctggGACATGATCGCATCGTTAAAAAACCAAGAATATATCAATACACCAATTGTGTTTGAAgacgttaattttattcgtgcTACAGTACTATCACAACAAAATGAGATCGAACTAACTCTCTCGATCCAAGaaggtaatattattatgtag
- the LOC139821347 gene encoding fatty acid synthase-like isoform X2 translates to MNRPYFNVDAEEEIVISGIAGRFPNSDNLKEFQENLFNKTDLASSDHGRWNKTYNMPHRIGKVNNIEKFDSEFFNIPATEAHIMCPMIRMLLEHTYEAIIDAGVNPKELQGTRTSVLTAISMSETQGDFFLKSQFAGLPMIACNTSLMANQISYWLGVIGQSHNIDTACSSSNVAIVKAYELIRSGECDAAIIASANLCLHPYVQFQFYHLGVLSSDGYCKPFDEKGTGYMRSDTVAVVYLQKAKNTRRIYATLVHSKTNCDGFKEEGITFPSLEKQKILLDEFYEECEIMPNELSYMEAHATGTLAGDPVEVMSIDQALCAKRNTPLLLGSVKSNLGHSEAASGLCQIAKVLLAMETGIITPTIHFKRPRKELTAIIEGRIKIVTEPTEWEGGYVGINSFGFGGANGHILLKSNPKQKINNRASNDDLPRLVAVSGRTEEAVKIILDDVRNRPIDAEFISLLHHIHNNDIEGHPYRGYMITGSKISHNTINKIEHTSYVRRPICFIFSGLGTQWFGMSRALMKFPVFAKAIQKCGIVLRSYGISLTDILTSNNKNIFDNIFNFLLGLIGLQIGLVDLLTSIGVIPDFIIGHSIGELICGYADGCLTAEETILSAYFIGLALHESKIINGSMAEINLDLETLKVMCPSDIDIACYNSSSNFIVSGPTNSIKTFLTKLQANSISIKEISCGYIPFHSRYIKPVVAKSEEYLNQTLPQKKFHSSKWLKTSSHEYSNTIPLCSKYYTNHLLSPVLFAKTIRSVPKDTVTIEISSQNILQYILNNYLYSTVTNVALYERTEDHNNEIFLESIGKLYNAGLQPQIANLYPTVEFPVSRGTPMISPLIRMNWRSGIVGIVFFTQLSSGRSTADSFIYQLGKISKYSSNINKYDVKV, encoded by the exons cTTATAATATGCCCCATCGAATTGGTAAAGTCAACAATATCGAGAAATTCGATTCAGAATTCTTCAATATACCCGCAACAGAAGCTCATATAATGTGTCCTATGATTAGAATGTTACTCGAGCATACTTATGAAGCAATTATCGATGCGGGTGTAAACCCAAAAGAATTACAGGGAACAAGAACGAGTGTTCTTACAGCAATTTCTATGTCTGAGACTCAAGgggatttttttcttaaatctcAG TTTGCTGGATTACCTATGATTGCATGCAACACTTCTCTCATGGCCAATCAAATTTCTTACTGGCTCGGCGTTATTGGACAATCGCATAATATTGATACTGCATGTAGTTCAAGTAACGTTGCTATAGTGAAAGCTTACGAGTTGATTCGGTCCGGAGAGTGCGACGCGGCCATTATCGCTTCCGCCAATTTATGCCTCCATCCTTATgtacaatttcaattttaccatctag GGGTTTTATCTTCTGATGGTTATTGTAAACCCTTTGACGAGAAAGGCACTGGATATATGCGTAGCGATACGGTCGCGGTAGTATATCTGCAAAAggcaaaaaatacaagaagaATATATGCGACTCTCGTACACAGTAAAACGAATTGCGATGGTTTTAAAGAAGAAGGTATTACCTTTCCATCGCTCGAgaagcaaaaaatattgttggaCGAATTTTACGAGGAATGTGAAATTATGCCCAATGAATTATCTTATATGGAAGCTCATGCAACTGGTACCCTTGCCGGTGATCCCGTTGAAGTTATGTCCATTGACCAGGCCTTATGCGCTAAAAGAAACACTCCTTTATTGTTGGGCTCAGTGAAATCAAATCTTGGACATTCCGAAGCTGCCAGTGGCCTTTGCCAAATCGCAAAg GTATTATTAGCGATGGAAACTGGTATAATTACGCCTACTATACACTTCAAGCGTCCGCGAAAAGAGTTAACTGCTATTATCGAAGGAAGAATAAAGATTGTCACTGAACCAACAGAATGGGAGGGTGGTTATGTAGGTATCAATTCTTTTGGGTTTGGAGGGGCTAATGGccacatattattaaaatcaaatcctaaacaaaaaatcaaCAATAGAGCTTCGAATGATGACTTACCTAGGCTTGTAGCTGTATCTGGTCGTACGGAGGAAGCAGTTAAAATCATCTTAGATGAT GTGCGAAATCGACCAATAGATGCTGAGTTTATATCTCTGCTACATCATAttcataataatgatatagaaGGTCATCCTTACAGAGGATACATGATAACTGGGtctaaaatatctcataatacaattaataaaatagaacatACTTCATATGTCAGAAGACCGatttgtttcatattttctgGATTAGGAACTCAATGGTTTGGGATGA gtCGCGCGCTAATGAAATTCCCAGTGTTTGCCAAGGCAATCCAAAAATGTGGTATCGTTTTGAGATCTTACGGCATATCACTTACAGATATTTTaacaagtaataataaaaatatttttgataatatctttaattttttattgggTCTTATTGGACTACag ATTGGATTAGTTGATCTTTTAACATCTATTGGTGTAATCCCCGATTTTATAATTGGTCACTCCATTGGTGAACTAATCTGTGGATATGCCGATGGATGTTTAACGGCCGAAGAAACGATTCTGTCGGCATATTTCATCGGTTTAGCCCTTCACGagtcgaaaataattaatggctCCATGGCTGAAATTAATCTCGACCTTGAAACCTTAAAAGTTATGTGTCCTTCGGATATCGATATAGCTTGTTACAATAgttcttctaattttattgtaagcGGACCAACGAATTCTATAAAAACATTCCTCACCAAATTGCAG GCGAATAGTATatctataaaagaaatttcttgtGGTTATATACCTTTTCATAGTCGTTACATCAAACCTGTTGTAGCTAAGTCTGAAGAATACTTGAACCAAACATTAccacaaaaaaagtttcacagCTCAAAGTGGCTGAAAACATCCTCTCACGAGTACTCCAATACTATACCTTTatgttcaaaatattatacaaatcacTTGTTGTCTCCGGTGTTATTCGCAAAGACGATACGTTCAGTTCCAAAAGATACAGTGACGATTGAAATTTCTTCTCAGAATATTCTTCAatacattttgaataattatttatactctACAGTAACAAACGTAGCGCTATATGAACGAACCGAAGATCAtaataatgagatatttttagaatctATCGGAAAACTATATAACGCAGGATTGCAGCCACAAATTGCAAATCTCTATCCGACAGTGGAATTTCCTGTAAGCCGCGGTACCCCAATGATTTCTCCTCTCATAAG gatgaACTGGAGATCCGGAATCGTGGGTAtcgttttttttacacagcTGTCGTCGGGGCGCTCTACAGCGGATTCTTTCATATAtcaacttggaaaaatttctaaatactcttcaaatatcaataaatatgatgtaaaagtttaa
- the LOC139821347 gene encoding fatty acid synthase-like isoform X3 has translation MNRPYFNVDAEEEIVISGIAGRFPNSDNLKEFQENLFNKTDLASSDHGRWNKTYNMPHRIGKVNNIEKFDSEFFNIPATEAHIMCPMIRMLLEHTYEAIIDAGVNPKELQGTRTSVLTAISMSETQGDFFLKSQFAGLPMIACNTSLMANQISYWLGVIGQSHNIDTACSSSNVAIVKAYELIRSGECDAAIIASANLCLHPYVQFQFYHLGVLSSDGYCKPFDEKGTGYMRSDTVAVVYLQKAKNTRRIYATLVHSKTNCDGFKEEGITFPSLEKQKILLDEFYEECEIMPNELSYMEAHATGTLAGDPVEVMSIDQALCAKRNTPLLLGSVKSNLGHSEAASGLCQIAKVLLAMETGIITPTIHFKRPRKELTAIIEGRIKIVTEPTEWEGGYVGINSFGFGGANGHILLKSNPKQKINNRASNDDLPRLVAVSGRTEEAVKIILDDVRNRPIDAEFISLLHHIHNNDIEGHPYRGYMITGSKISHNTINKIEHTSYVRRPICFIFSGLGTQWFGMNWIS, from the exons cTTATAATATGCCCCATCGAATTGGTAAAGTCAACAATATCGAGAAATTCGATTCAGAATTCTTCAATATACCCGCAACAGAAGCTCATATAATGTGTCCTATGATTAGAATGTTACTCGAGCATACTTATGAAGCAATTATCGATGCGGGTGTAAACCCAAAAGAATTACAGGGAACAAGAACGAGTGTTCTTACAGCAATTTCTATGTCTGAGACTCAAGgggatttttttcttaaatctcAG TTTGCTGGATTACCTATGATTGCATGCAACACTTCTCTCATGGCCAATCAAATTTCTTACTGGCTCGGCGTTATTGGACAATCGCATAATATTGATACTGCATGTAGTTCAAGTAACGTTGCTATAGTGAAAGCTTACGAGTTGATTCGGTCCGGAGAGTGCGACGCGGCCATTATCGCTTCCGCCAATTTATGCCTCCATCCTTATgtacaatttcaattttaccatctag GGGTTTTATCTTCTGATGGTTATTGTAAACCCTTTGACGAGAAAGGCACTGGATATATGCGTAGCGATACGGTCGCGGTAGTATATCTGCAAAAggcaaaaaatacaagaagaATATATGCGACTCTCGTACACAGTAAAACGAATTGCGATGGTTTTAAAGAAGAAGGTATTACCTTTCCATCGCTCGAgaagcaaaaaatattgttggaCGAATTTTACGAGGAATGTGAAATTATGCCCAATGAATTATCTTATATGGAAGCTCATGCAACTGGTACCCTTGCCGGTGATCCCGTTGAAGTTATGTCCATTGACCAGGCCTTATGCGCTAAAAGAAACACTCCTTTATTGTTGGGCTCAGTGAAATCAAATCTTGGACATTCCGAAGCTGCCAGTGGCCTTTGCCAAATCGCAAAg GTATTATTAGCGATGGAAACTGGTATAATTACGCCTACTATACACTTCAAGCGTCCGCGAAAAGAGTTAACTGCTATTATCGAAGGAAGAATAAAGATTGTCACTGAACCAACAGAATGGGAGGGTGGTTATGTAGGTATCAATTCTTTTGGGTTTGGAGGGGCTAATGGccacatattattaaaatcaaatcctaaacaaaaaatcaaCAATAGAGCTTCGAATGATGACTTACCTAGGCTTGTAGCTGTATCTGGTCGTACGGAGGAAGCAGTTAAAATCATCTTAGATGAT GTGCGAAATCGACCAATAGATGCTGAGTTTATATCTCTGCTACATCATAttcataataatgatatagaaGGTCATCCTTACAGAGGATACATGATAACTGGGtctaaaatatctcataatacaattaataaaatagaacatACTTCATATGTCAGAAGACCGatttgtttcatattttctgGATTAGGAACTCAATGGTTTGGGATGA ATTGGATTAGTTGA